A genome region from Arachis duranensis cultivar V14167 chromosome 8, aradu.V14167.gnm2.J7QH, whole genome shotgun sequence includes the following:
- the LOC107460947 gene encoding uncharacterized protein LOC107460947 isoform X2, which yields MDQRSMVDLESERESLRVKRKTLEAVLHHCQRALESTIHDNSTDTIFHEHSSGAHPTPPPSPPPDLETDELCDLIKSRVECPGFLEKLECAQASFSRDTAEGNSWDMVSDNDLWEDKDVDSDQEDYVLVKQEDIVEGIACFMAAYLLSLKQTKDLTPLQLQEALSKTFSVKKKKGKLQKAWDGSKVIYNVASWGATAIGIYQNPVIVRAATKAFWTSCQVISKLL from the exons ATGGACCAGAGATCCATGGTGGATTTGGAATCAGAGAGGGAATCGCTTCGTGTGAAAAGGAAGACCCTTGAAGCCGTTCTTCACCATTGTCAGAGAGCACTTGAATCAACTATCCACGATAATTCTACTGATACCATCTTCCATGAACACAGTTCTGGGGCTCATCCTACcccaccaccatcaccaccacctGATCTTGAAACCGATGAG TTATGTGATCTGATCAAATCTAGAGTTGAATGCCCTGGCTTCCTTGAAAAGTTAGAATGTGCCCAGGCATCTTTTTCACGTGACACAGCTG AAGGTAATTCTTGGGATATGGTCAGTGATAATGATCTCTGGGAAGATAAAGATGTTGACTCCGACCAAGAAGATTATGTTCTTGTCAAACAAGAAGATATTGTGGAAGGCATCGCTTGCTTCATGGCTGCATATTTGTTATCCCTGAAGCAGACCAAG GATTTGACACCTCTTCAACTCCAAGAAG cCCTCAGCAAGACTTTttcagtgaaaaagaaaaaaggtaagCTTCAAAAGGCTTGGGATGGGAGCAAAGTTATTTATAATGTTGCATCATGGGGAGCTACGGCTATTGG GATATACCAAAACCCTGTTATTGTAAGGGCTGCAACTAAAGCATTCTGGACTTCATGCCAGGTCATATCAAAGCTTCTCTGA
- the LOC107460932 gene encoding glucose-6-phosphate isomerase 1, chloroplastic translates to MASISGICSSSYALKLRNRNHSPALTNPFRNGPELAAFPSRPKLGSDRALSLVSVAREVSPVTNDGADAAVPAAKGFKKKTALEKDPRELWKRYVEWLYQHKEVGMYLDVSRVGFTDEYVAEMEPRFQAAFKAMEELEKGAIANPDEGRMVGHYWLRDSNRAPTTFLKSQIDNTLVAICNFADDVLTGKIKPPSSPEGRFTQILSVGIGGSALGPQFVAEALAPDNPLLKIRFVDNTDPAGIDHQIAQLGPELASTLVIVISKSGGTPETRNGLLEVQKAFREAGLDFPKQGVAITQENSLLDNTARIEGWLARFPMFDWVGGRTSEMSAVGLLPAALQGIDIREMLAGAALMDEATRTTVLRSNPAALLALCWYWATDGVGSKDMVILPYKDSLLLFSRYLQQLVMESLGKEFDLDGNRVNQGISVYGNKGSTDQHAYIQQLREGVHNFFVTFIEVLRDRPPGHDWELEPGVTCGDYLFGMLQGTRSALYANERESITVTVQEVTPKSVGALIALYERAVGIYASLVNINAYHQPGVEAGKKAAGEVLALQKRVLAVLNEASCKQPIEPLTLDEVADRCHAPEDIEMIYKIIAHMAANDRALIAEGSCGSPRSFKVFLGECNVDELYA, encoded by the exons ATGGCTTCCATCTCCGGCATTTGTTCATCTTCCTATGCTCTCAAGCTCCGAAATCGGAATCATTCTCCGGCGTTGACCAACCCGTTCCGGAACGGACCGGAGCTGGCCGCGTTCCCGAGCAGACCAAAACTCGGTTCGGATCGGGCCCTAAGCCTCGTGTCAGTGGCTCGGGAGGTGTCTCCGGTCACCAACGACGGCGCGGATGCCGCGGTACCGGCGGCGAAGGGgttcaagaagaagacagcGTTGGAGAAGGATCCGAGGGAGCTATGGAAGAGGTACGTGGAGTGGCTGTACCAACACAAGGAGGTTGGAATGTACTTGGATGTGAGTCGGGTCGGGTTTACCGACGAGTACGTGGCGGAGATGGAGCCGCGGTTCCAGGCTGCGTTCAAGGCCATGGAGGAGCTCGAGAAAGGTGCGATTGCGAACCCCGATGAGGGACGCATGGTTGGTCATTACTGGCTTAGGGATTCTAACCGCGCACCTACCACGTTCTTGAAATCTCAGATTGATAACACTCTTGTTGCTATTTGCAATTTCGCCGATGATGTCCTCACTGGTAAG ATTAAGCCTCCCTCGTCGCCGGAGGGTCGGTTTACTCAGATACTGTCTGTTGGAATTGGGGGTTCAGCTCTTGGCCCACAGTTTGTTGCGGAGGCATTGGCTCCTGATAATCCTTTGCTCAAG ATAAGGTTTGTGGACAACACAGATCCCGCTGGAATTGATCATCAAATTGCACAACTTGGTCCTGAGCTAGCTTCAACACTTGTAATAGTCATTTCAAAG AGTGGAGGTACTCCTGAGACTCGAAATGGTTTATTAGAAGTACAGAAGGCCTTTCGTGAAGCAGGCTTGGATTTTCCGAAACAG GGTGTTGCTATAACACAAGAAAACTCTTTGTTAGATAACACTGCCAGAATTGAGGGCTGGTTAGCTAGATTTCCTATGTTTGATTGGGTGGGAGGTAGAACGTCAGAGATGTCTGCTGTAGGCCTGCTTCCAGCGGCCCTTCAG GGCATTGACATTAGAGAAATGCTTGCTGGTGCAGCATTGATGGATGAGGCAACTAGAACTACTGTG TTAAGGAGTAATCCTGCGGCGCTGCTGGCTCTATGTTGGTATTGGGCTACAGATGGAGTAGGATCCAAG GATATGGTCATCCTTCCGTATAAGGATAGCCTGTTATTGTTTAGTAGATACTTGCAGCAGCTAGTCATGGAATCTCTAGGCAAGGAGTTTGACTTGGATGGGAATCGG GTCAATCAGGGAATTAGTGTCTATGGAAATAAAGGAAGTACCGATCAGCATGC GTATATTCAACAACTGAGGGAGGGTGTACACAATTTCTTTGTGACATTCATTGAGGTGCTCCGCGATAGACCTCCGGGTCACGATTGGGAACTTGAACCTGGTGTCACATGTGGTGACTACCTGTTTGGTATGCTACAG GGAACAAGGTCAGCTTTATATGCTAACGAGCGAGAGTCAATCACAGTCACCGTACAAGAAGTGACCCCAAAATCAGTTGGTGCTCTTATTGCACTATATGAGCGTGCAGTAGGGATATATGCCTCCCTTGTCAACATAAATGCTTATCATCAACCTG GTGTCGAAGCCGGAAAGAAAGCGGCAGGCGAAGTATTGGCTCTTCAGAAGCGGGTTTTGGCCGTGTTAAATGAGGCAAG CTGCAAACAGCCTATTGAGCCATTAACGCTCGATGAAGTAGCCGATCGTTGCCATGCGCCAGAAGAT ATTGAAATGATTTACAAGATTATTGCTCACATGGCTGCCAATGACAGAGCACTTATCGCTGAAGGCAGCTGTGGTTCACCACGGAGTTTCAAGGTTTTTCTTGGAGAGTGTAACGTTGATGAATTGTATGCTTGA
- the LOC107460941 gene encoding pentatricopeptide repeat-containing protein At5g18475 yields the protein MRTSGTFGSRHSRVPSVSSSSVSSSLPWISPLKLAKPLEPKLDPPPETSGTPPESRKKHKYISHESAINLIKREKDPQHALKIFNMVSEQKGFNHNSATYGIILEKLAQSKKFQAVDRVLHQMTYETCKFHEGIFINLMKHLSKSSLHEKVLQIFFSIQPIVREKPSPKAISTCLNLLVDSNQVDLARQLLLHAKRSLTHRPNVCIFNILVKYHCKNGDLDSAFEVVEEMKNSKSSYPNLITYSTLMDGLCQNERLKEAFELFEEMVSKDQIVPDPLTYNVLINGFCRGGKPDRARNIIEFMKSNGCHPNIYNYSALVNGLCKVGKLQEAKGVLDEMKSSGLKPDAVSYTALINFCCRNKRIDEALELLEEMKENSCRADTVTFNVILGGLCREERYKEALDMLERLPLEGIYMNKGSYRIVLNCLTQRGELKKAKELLDLMLGRGFVPHYATSNELLVQLCKAGMVNDAAMALFALVEMGFQPGSDSWGHLIDQICKDRKLLYVFELLDELVISNS from the coding sequence ATGAGAACCTCAGGAACTTTCGGTAGCAGGCACAGCCGTGTCCCATCAGTATCATCATCATCTGTATCTTCTTCACTGCCATGGATATCTCCCCTTAAATTAGCAAAACCTCTAGAACCTAAACTAGACCCTCCTCCTGAAACCAGTGGCACTCCCCCCGAATCTCGGaagaaacacaaatatatatCTCATGAATCTGCCATCAACTTGATCAAACGAGAAAAAGACCCACAACATGCcttgaaaatatttaatatgGTATCAGAACAAAAGGGATTTAATCACAACAGTGCTACATATGGAATAATACTCGAAAAGCTTGCTCAGTCAAAGAAGTTCCAGGCTGTTGACCGGGTTCTGCATCAAATGACCTATGAAACTTGCAAGTTTCATGAGGGTATATTCATTAACCTCATGAAGCATCTTTCAAAATCCTCCTTACATGAAAAAGTGCTTCAGATATTTTTCTCCATTCAGCCAATCGTTCGGGAAAAGCCCTCGCCCAAAGCCATTAGCACTTGCCTCAATCTCCTGGTTGATTCGAATCAGGTTGATTTGGCACGGCAATTGCTTTTGCATGCCAAGAGGAGTCTTACACATAGGCCGAATGTCTGCATATTTAACATCTTAGTGAAGTACCACTGCAAAAATGGGGATCTTGACTCTGCATTTGAAGTTgtagaagaaatgaagaacTCCAAGTCATCCTATCCCAATTTAATTACATACTCAACCCTAATGGATGGCCTATGCCAAAATGAAAGGCTTAAAGAAGCTTTTGAGCTTTTTGAGGAAATGGTCTCAAAGGATCAGATTGTACCTGATCCCTTGACTTATAATGTTTTGATCAACGGATTTTGCCGTGGAGGTAAACCTGATCGTGCTAGAAATATAATCGAATTCATGAAAAGCAACGGATGCCATCCTAACATTTATAATTACTCAGCCCTGGTGAATGGATTATGTAAAGTAGGGAAACTGCAAGAGGCAAAAGGGGTTTTGGATGAGATGAAGAGCTCAGGCTTGAAACCGGATGCAGTTAGCTACACTGCCTTGATTAATTTCTGTTGTAGGAACAAGCGAATTGACGAGGCTCTAGAGTTgcttgaagaaatgaaggaaaatTCATGCCGGGCTGATACTGTTACATTCAACGTAATACTTGGAGGCCTGTGCAGAGAAGAAAGATACAAGGAGGCTTTGGATATGCTCGAGAGACTTCCGCTCGAGGGCATCTATATGAACAAAGGTAGTTACAGGATTGTGCTGAATTGTTTAACCCAAAGAGGTGAGTTGAAGAAGGCAAAGGAATTATTAGATCTAATGCTTGGTAGGGGGTTTGTACCCCATTATGCTACCTCAAATGAATTATTGGTTCAACTTTGTAAGGCTGGGATGGTTAATGATGCTGCTATGGCACTCTTTGCCTTAGTGGAGATGGGATTCCAGCCAGGATCTGATTCCTGGGGGCATTTGATTGACCAAATTTGCAAAGACAGAAAACTGTTGTATGTTTTTGAGCTGCTTGATGAGCTTGTGATATCAAATTCATGA
- the LOC107460947 gene encoding uncharacterized protein LOC107460947 isoform X1 yields MDQRSMVDLESERESLRVKRKTLEAVLHHCQRALESTIHDNSTDTIFHEHSSGAHPTPPPSPPPDLETDELCDLIKSRVECPGFLEKLECAQASFSRDTAEEGNSWDMVSDNDLWEDKDVDSDQEDYVLVKQEDIVEGIACFMAAYLLSLKQTKDLTPLQLQEALSKTFSVKKKKGKLQKAWDGSKVIYNVASWGATAIGIYQNPVIVRAATKAFWTSCQVISKLL; encoded by the exons ATGGACCAGAGATCCATGGTGGATTTGGAATCAGAGAGGGAATCGCTTCGTGTGAAAAGGAAGACCCTTGAAGCCGTTCTTCACCATTGTCAGAGAGCACTTGAATCAACTATCCACGATAATTCTACTGATACCATCTTCCATGAACACAGTTCTGGGGCTCATCCTACcccaccaccatcaccaccacctGATCTTGAAACCGATGAG TTATGTGATCTGATCAAATCTAGAGTTGAATGCCCTGGCTTCCTTGAAAAGTTAGAATGTGCCCAGGCATCTTTTTCACGTGACACAGCTG AAGAAGGTAATTCTTGGGATATGGTCAGTGATAATGATCTCTGGGAAGATAAAGATGTTGACTCCGACCAAGAAGATTATGTTCTTGTCAAACAAGAAGATATTGTGGAAGGCATCGCTTGCTTCATGGCTGCATATTTGTTATCCCTGAAGCAGACCAAG GATTTGACACCTCTTCAACTCCAAGAAG cCCTCAGCAAGACTTTttcagtgaaaaagaaaaaaggtaagCTTCAAAAGGCTTGGGATGGGAGCAAAGTTATTTATAATGTTGCATCATGGGGAGCTACGGCTATTGG GATATACCAAAACCCTGTTATTGTAAGGGCTGCAACTAAAGCATTCTGGACTTCATGCCAGGTCATATCAAAGCTTCTCTGA